From Dethiosulfovibrio peptidovorans, the proteins below share one genomic window:
- the coaE gene encoding dephospho-CoA kinase, with the protein MWRYEEREVRVMFVLGVTGDIGAGKSTATSILASMGARCFDADSFVRELWTRSELLDAVRERWGDGVLDDSGRSIPSEISNRFFEDEVEYRWLCSLVHPMVRREIERALTSERGWVVVEIPLLFESAVPHWCDMTLYVAASQEVRIERNRGRFSQEELERRERFLLPSEEKRSLADLVLWNDGTPNDLRRLLEPHGLQMARMGSVCAVTMQCSFRNEACRLISSLLRGRLAYQARLIRVETAYTGYDQFLTENWEVRLYTLIHLVRDIHGVAAKELRRLPTPMVVTDVFRADPPFMRAVGEACR; encoded by the coding sequence ATGTGGAGGTACGAGGAAAGGGAGGTACGCGTCATGTTCGTTTTGGGGGTTACCGGGGATATCGGGGCTGGTAAGTCTACAGCAACGTCCATCCTGGCCTCCATGGGGGCCAGGTGCTTTGACGCCGACTCCTTTGTTCGGGAGCTCTGGACTCGGTCGGAGCTCTTGGATGCCGTTCGGGAACGGTGGGGGGACGGTGTTTTGGACGATTCTGGCCGAAGTATTCCGTCGGAAATATCGAATCGTTTTTTTGAGGACGAGGTGGAGTATAGATGGCTTTGCTCCCTCGTGCATCCCATGGTACGCAGAGAGATTGAGAGGGCTTTGACCTCGGAACGAGGGTGGGTTGTCGTCGAGATACCCCTCCTGTTCGAGAGCGCCGTTCCCCACTGGTGCGATATGACCTTGTACGTGGCGGCTTCTCAGGAGGTTCGGATAGAACGTAACAGGGGGCGCTTTTCCCAGGAGGAGTTGGAGCGTCGGGAGCGGTTCTTGCTGCCATCCGAGGAGAAACGTTCCCTGGCCGATCTGGTCCTCTGGAACGACGGAACTCCGAATGATCTGAGACGTCTCCTGGAACCTCATGGTCTTCAGATGGCCCGTATGGGATCGGTCTGTGCCGTCACGATGCAGTGTTCGTTCAGAAACGAGGCCTGTCGCCTCATTTCGTCACTCCTCCGGGGTCGGCTGGCCTACCAGGCTCGCCTGATCCGAGTGGAAACGGCCTACACCGGCTATGACCAGTTTCTGACGGAAAACTGGGAGGTCAGATTATATACTCTGATTCATCTGGTTCGGGATATCCATGGCGTCGCGGCGAAGGAGCTGAGGAGGCTTCCGACGCCTATGGTCGTGACCGACGTCTTTCGGGCCGACCCTCCCTTTATGCGAGCCGTCGGTGAGGCCTGTCGTTGA
- a CDS encoding hydrogenase expression protein HypD gives MHEMSLVSALLDSLQEMKEAHDWKAVISVTLKVGAMRQVVPETMIFAFQVSVRGTSLDGATLVLIPVPVRFFCAACGARWGREKLGYLCPSCGGMDVVLEQGMELELDSVEVEE, from the coding sequence ATGCACGAGATGTCTCTGGTGTCGGCTCTCCTTGACTCTCTCCAGGAGATGAAGGAGGCCCATGACTGGAAAGCTGTCATCTCGGTTACCTTGAAGGTCGGAGCCATGAGACAGGTGGTCCCTGAGACGATGATCTTTGCTTTTCAGGTCTCGGTTCGGGGGACTTCTCTGGATGGTGCGACTCTGGTTCTGATTCCCGTACCTGTTCGGTTTTTCTGCGCGGCATGCGGTGCCCGATGGGGCCGGGAGAAACTGGGCTATCTCTGTCCGTCCTGTGGGGGGATGGACGTGGTGCTGGAGCAGGGAATGGAACTTGAGCTGGATTCTGTGGAGGTTGAGGAATGA
- the raiA gene encoding ribosomal subunit interface protein produces MDIRFVTRNTNLSDELKEYMERKLSKLEKFFPKILDNQVVLNLTRGIHVVEVTSNVNGVIMRGEERDSDLRKAFDIALKNLERRIRRHKKYLTDRAHLKTHDISFNLDGVLSDVYQPMEEEQQEDIVKVKKVPLKPMSSEEACMQMDLLGHSFFIFANPDDGAVNVVYKRKSGGYGLLEPVTK; encoded by the coding sequence ATGGACATTCGTTTCGTAACTCGCAACACCAATCTGTCCGATGAACTGAAGGAATACATGGAGAGGAAACTCTCCAAGCTGGAGAAATTTTTCCCCAAAATCCTGGATAACCAGGTTGTACTCAACCTCACCCGAGGCATCCATGTCGTCGAGGTGACCTCCAACGTCAACGGAGTTATCATGAGGGGGGAAGAACGAGACAGCGATCTCAGAAAGGCTTTCGACATCGCGCTTAAAAACCTGGAAAGGCGGATCCGGAGGCATAAGAAATATCTTACCGACCGTGCCCATCTCAAGACGCACGATATCTCGTTCAACTTGGACGGTGTTCTATCTGATGTGTACCAGCCAATGGAGGAGGAGCAGCAGGAGGATATCGTCAAGGTTAAGAAAGTTCCCCTGAAGCCTATGAGTTCCGAGGAAGCCTGTATGCAGATGGATCTTTTGGGGCATTCCTTCTTTATCTTTGCCAACCCCGACGATGGGGCTGTGAACGTGGTGTATAAAAGGAAATCCGGAGGGTACGGCCTTCTTGAGCCTGTGACAAAATAG
- the hypB gene encoding hydrogenase accessory protein HypB, whose amino-acid sequence MTTKKIDVQQAVMAEDLGYAERIRQGLGVKGVLMVNLIGSPGSGKTTLLEKTLGRDGLRAAVIEGDVATDRDAQRIEATGTPTIQINTDGGCHLEAHWVNDTLDELPLDELDIVFVENVGNLVCPAEFDIGEDHKVAISSVPEGPDKPMKYPLLFTEASAVILTKTDLLPHVPFDQDLYWDDVIKLNPRAERFGLSCLSGDGMERWPDLLNRWLREKRKG is encoded by the coding sequence ATGACGACGAAAAAGATCGACGTGCAACAGGCTGTCATGGCCGAAGACCTGGGCTATGCTGAGAGAATCAGGCAGGGTCTTGGCGTAAAGGGGGTCCTCATGGTCAACCTTATTGGATCGCCGGGATCTGGAAAGACGACCCTCCTGGAAAAAACCCTGGGGCGAGATGGTCTTCGAGCGGCGGTGATCGAGGGAGACGTGGCTACCGATAGGGATGCTCAGCGGATTGAGGCTACGGGGACCCCGACCATCCAGATCAACACAGATGGCGGCTGCCATCTGGAGGCTCACTGGGTAAACGATACCCTGGACGAGTTGCCCCTCGACGAGCTGGATATCGTCTTCGTTGAGAACGTGGGGAACTTGGTATGCCCAGCCGAGTTCGATATCGGCGAGGACCACAAGGTGGCCATCTCATCGGTTCCTGAGGGACCGGACAAGCCCATGAAATACCCCCTGCTGTTTACCGAGGCTTCGGCGGTGATACTGACCAAGACGGATTTGTTACCGCATGTCCCTTTCGATCAGGACCTTTACTGGGATGACGTGATCAAGCTCAACCCCAGGGCGGAGCGTTTCGGCCTGTCCTGTCTCTCCGGTGACGGGATGGAACGGTGGCCTGATCTCTTAAATCGGTGGCTTCGAGAGAAACGGAAGGGATGA
- a CDS encoding aspartate aminotransferase encodes MILSTKASNLEPSATLAVVAKAKTMKREGKPVISFGAGEPDFTSPESALRYAQEAMEAGHTHYTPGTGIPELREEICRYYRERFGLKYRPEEVVVGAGAKILLYEALSCLVDPGDEVIVFAPAWVSYVEQIRLCGAKEVVVETSDTDSVPNLERVREAIHTKTKCIMVNTPNNPTGAVYDRDTLVGLAQLAIEKDLILIFDEIYECLVYGDGEHHQIVALVPEVRDRTVIVNGVSKAYAMTGWRIGYALGPSNIISKVGAIQGHLTSNPCSIAQYAALGALREAEDDVKAMHREFAARRKLILKLIDAMPLVSFTEPQGAFYVLVDIRPCLGKAYEGEVIADDVHFCKKFLESSYVAVVPGSAFLAPGFIRVSYSNSTDEITEGMNRLETFLKSLS; translated from the coding sequence ATGATTCTTTCCACGAAAGCCAGCAATTTAGAACCTTCAGCTACTTTAGCGGTAGTAGCCAAAGCCAAAACGATGAAACGGGAGGGGAAACCGGTGATCTCTTTCGGAGCTGGTGAGCCCGACTTCACATCACCGGAATCGGCTCTTCGCTACGCCCAAGAGGCCATGGAGGCCGGTCACACCCATTACACACCGGGGACAGGGATCCCCGAGCTTAGAGAGGAGATCTGTCGGTACTACCGAGAGCGATTCGGCCTGAAATATCGTCCAGAGGAGGTTGTCGTGGGGGCAGGAGCTAAGATACTCCTCTACGAGGCCTTAAGCTGCCTGGTTGACCCAGGGGACGAGGTGATAGTGTTTGCTCCCGCATGGGTAAGCTATGTGGAACAGATTCGGCTCTGCGGCGCAAAAGAGGTCGTCGTCGAGACATCGGACACCGACTCCGTACCAAACCTCGAACGGGTTCGAGAGGCAATTCATACAAAGACAAAGTGCATCATGGTCAACACCCCGAACAATCCTACGGGGGCCGTTTACGACCGTGACACCCTCGTCGGTCTGGCACAATTGGCCATAGAGAAGGATCTGATCCTCATCTTCGACGAAATCTACGAATGTCTAGTTTACGGCGACGGGGAGCATCATCAGATCGTCGCTCTGGTCCCCGAGGTTCGGGATCGAACGGTGATCGTGAACGGTGTGAGCAAGGCATACGCCATGACAGGCTGGCGCATCGGTTACGCTCTGGGCCCCTCGAACATCATCTCAAAGGTGGGGGCCATTCAGGGACACCTGACCTCCAACCCCTGCTCTATCGCTCAGTACGCCGCACTGGGAGCCCTCCGCGAAGCCGAGGATGACGTAAAGGCCATGCACAGGGAGTTTGCTGCCCGGCGGAAGCTTATTCTGAAACTCATCGACGCCATGCCTCTGGTTTCCTTCACCGAACCTCAGGGAGCTTTCTACGTCCTGGTGGACATCCGACCATGCCTGGGCAAAGCTTACGAGGGCGAGGTCATCGCCGACGACGTTCACTTCTGTAAGAAGTTCCTGGAATCCTCCTACGTTGCCGTGGTACCGGGCAGCGCTTTCCTGGCACCGGGATTCATTCGAGTTTCCTACTCCAACTCCACGGACGAGATCACCGAGGGGATGAATCGGCTTGAGACCTTCCTGAAGTCCCTTTCCTAG
- a CDS encoding ATP-dependent DNA helicase PcrA produces MIENRILGPLNPRQRDAVAHEGSPLLVLAGAGSGKTRVLTSKVAWLIGRGIPAWRILAVTFTNKAAREMRDRVESMVGPDGQHSQVSTFHSFGLHMLFRNRDILEVRGYRPNFVVFDRNDCLSLVKKLMKEHGPLPEETEPSWVLECISRGKVAADPTTMKPILDDLVSDLYDRYQLSLKTQGAFDFDDLILMPLHLLTTDGELLERERGRLDWIMVDEYQDVNRPQFTLIRLLNGGSPNLMVVGDPDQSIYGWRGADLSVILDFKSHFPGATVVLLEQNYRSSGTILEAANSVIGNNLNRPKKRLWTDRDGGELIKIVSAGDERDEAHMVMNAVEFLIDRGYRYSDVAVLYRMNALSRNFEQECMRRGVPYRVVKGMAFYDRKEIKDVVSYLRLAVNPRDTSALERIANVPARGLGAKGRATLERFLVSSPLDPRSLWSKVADEGCGLKGKGGTGACSLAGHMLAILGFDGDLNASVSYILDIVGYGAYLDNAYPDQAEERRENVMELTSLALRSQTLEDILAEIALYTDQELAVSVNGVNLSSLHAAKGLEFPVVFMVGMEEGIFPHSRALDGAGDDLEEERRLCYVGMTRAEERLYLSYVTFRRLFGSIMHNDASRFVWEIPKSCRDVEVRGKGGTRHVRFGGYRGYRGW; encoded by the coding sequence ATGATCGAGAACCGTATTCTCGGCCCCCTCAACCCTCGTCAGAGGGATGCTGTCGCTCACGAGGGGAGTCCTCTTTTGGTCCTTGCCGGGGCGGGAAGCGGCAAGACCAGGGTGCTGACCAGCAAGGTGGCGTGGCTGATCGGACGAGGGATACCGGCCTGGCGGATTCTGGCTGTGACCTTCACCAACAAGGCCGCTCGTGAGATGAGGGACCGAGTGGAGTCCATGGTGGGGCCGGACGGCCAACACAGCCAGGTCTCGACATTTCATTCTTTCGGTCTTCATATGCTCTTTCGAAACAGAGATATCCTTGAGGTACGAGGATACCGCCCAAATTTCGTGGTCTTCGACCGAAACGACTGCCTGTCTCTCGTGAAGAAACTCATGAAAGAGCACGGGCCTCTGCCAGAGGAGACCGAGCCGTCCTGGGTTCTTGAATGTATTTCTCGGGGCAAGGTCGCGGCCGATCCGACCACCATGAAGCCAATTCTTGACGATTTGGTGAGCGACCTGTACGATCGATATCAATTATCTCTTAAGACTCAGGGAGCCTTCGATTTCGACGACCTCATCCTTATGCCCCTTCATCTTCTCACGACCGATGGAGAGCTTCTTGAACGAGAGCGGGGCCGTCTCGACTGGATCATGGTGGACGAATATCAGGACGTCAACCGTCCCCAGTTCACCCTGATCAGACTTTTGAACGGAGGATCGCCCAACCTTATGGTCGTAGGCGATCCAGATCAGTCTATTTATGGATGGCGGGGGGCCGATCTATCGGTTATCCTTGATTTCAAGAGTCATTTCCCCGGCGCGACGGTGGTGCTCCTGGAGCAAAACTACCGATCGTCCGGGACTATTCTGGAAGCTGCGAACTCCGTGATCGGTAACAATCTCAACCGACCGAAAAAACGCCTGTGGACCGATAGAGATGGCGGTGAGCTCATCAAAATCGTATCTGCCGGAGACGAACGGGACGAGGCCCATATGGTCATGAACGCCGTTGAATTCCTGATCGACCGGGGCTACCGATATTCCGATGTGGCGGTTCTCTACAGGATGAACGCTCTGAGCCGGAACTTCGAGCAGGAATGTATGAGACGAGGTGTGCCCTATCGGGTCGTCAAAGGAATGGCCTTCTATGATCGGAAAGAAATCAAGGATGTAGTGTCGTATCTCCGTCTTGCCGTCAACCCAAGAGACACCAGTGCCCTGGAGAGGATCGCAAACGTCCCTGCCCGAGGATTGGGGGCTAAGGGACGTGCGACCCTGGAGCGGTTTCTCGTTTCCTCTCCTCTGGATCCCCGCTCCCTCTGGTCGAAGGTGGCCGATGAAGGCTGTGGTCTCAAAGGTAAGGGCGGCACCGGGGCGTGCTCCTTGGCTGGGCACATGCTGGCTATTCTCGGTTTTGACGGCGATCTGAACGCCTCGGTCTCATATATTCTGGACATCGTTGGATATGGGGCGTATCTGGATAATGCCTACCCCGACCAGGCCGAGGAGCGACGAGAGAACGTCATGGAGCTCACGTCCCTGGCACTCCGGTCTCAGACCCTGGAGGATATTCTGGCGGAGATTGCCCTCTACACCGACCAGGAACTGGCAGTCTCGGTGAATGGGGTGAACCTCTCGTCCCTTCATGCTGCTAAAGGTCTTGAGTTCCCCGTGGTATTTATGGTCGGCATGGAGGAGGGAATCTTCCCTCATAGTCGGGCCCTGGACGGGGCCGGCGACGACCTGGAGGAAGAGCGGCGACTGTGCTACGTGGGCATGACCCGAGCTGAGGAACGCCTGTATCTGAGTTACGTCACCTTTCGGAGACTTTTCGGATCTATCATGCACAACGATGCGTCCCGGTTCGTCTGGGAGATCCCGAAGTCGTGTCGGGATGTGGAGGTACGAGGAAAGGGAGGTACGCGTCATGTTCGTTTTGGGGGTTACCGGGGATATCGGGGCTGGTAA